TCACTGATCGGGAAAATCTTCATCGGCTTCGGCGCGCTGCTGACGATGGCCTCCGCCGCGCGCATGTTCATGGCGTGACGCGGCGCCTTGGCGCTGCGTCGCGTCCGGGACACGGACATCACCCCACTTGAAGCGCCCCCCGCCAGCGGGCACATTGCCCGCGAAATCAGGCACGGGGTAACCATGAGCACGTTCGAACACATCATCGTCGAAAGCAAAGGCGCGGTCGGCATCATCACGCTGAACCGTCCGAAGATGCTCAATGCGCTGTCTTTCGACGTGTTCAGGGAGATCGCCGCCGCGGTCGACGATCTCGAGGCCGACGACGGAATCGGATGCATCGTGCTGACCGGCAGCGAAAAGGCCTTCGCGGCGGGCGCCGATATCAAGGAAATGCAGCCGAAGACCTTCATCGACATGTTTTCCAGCGATTTCGCCGCCGTCGGCGGCGACCGCGTCGCCAATTGCCGCAAGCCGACGATTGCCGCCGTCAGCGGCTATGCGCTGGGCGGCGGCTGCGAACTGGCCATGATGTGCGACATCATCATCGCCGCGGACACCGCCAAATTCGGTCAGCCGGAGATCACGCTCGGCACCATTCCCGGCATCGGCGGAACGCAGCGGCTGACGCGCGCGGTCGGCAAATCCAAGGCGATGGACCTCTGCCTCACCGGCCGGATGATGGATGCCGCCGAGGCGGAACGCTCGGGCCTGGTCAGCCGCGTCGTGCCCGCAGACAAATTGATGGCGGAAGCGCTGGCGGCGGCGGAAAAGATCGCCGCGATGTCGCGTCCGGCGGCGGCCATGGCCAAGGAAGCCATCAACCGCGCCTTCGAGACGCCGCTGTCGGAAGGCATGAACGTCGAGCGCAATCTGTTTCACGCGACCTTCGCGCTGGAGGACCGCTCCGAAGGCATGGCGGCGTTCATCGAGAAGCGCAAGCCGGTGAACAAGAACAGGTAACCGCGCAGTTTCCCGCTTGTCGTCCCCGCGAACCGGGCCGTGCAAGAACCACCCTTTGGTGCTGGATTTTGCGAGGCAGAGATTGATTCGGGGGCGAGATGGCACACGCGGAAGGCCAGTCGCGATATCAGGCGACGCTGTATCCGGAGACATTGGACGAGGTGATCGCCCGGCATCTGCTCACGGTTTGCATACCAGTCCTCCAGCCGCTTCCGGTGCGGGCATCCGGGCTCGAACCGCAACACCTCTCCGGAATGAGTTGAAAGTCCACCGTTTTCCCGCGCGGCAGTTTGCCTGTGGCGTCCGCGCGCTC
The genomic region above belongs to Bradyrhizobium sediminis and contains:
- a CDS encoding enoyl-CoA hydratase, translated to MSTFEHIIVESKGAVGIITLNRPKMLNALSFDVFREIAAAVDDLEADDGIGCIVLTGSEKAFAAGADIKEMQPKTFIDMFSSDFAAVGGDRVANCRKPTIAAVSGYALGGGCELAMMCDIIIAADTAKFGQPEITLGTIPGIGGTQRLTRAVGKSKAMDLCLTGRMMDAAEAERSGLVSRVVPADKLMAEALAAAEKIAAMSRPAAAMAKEAINRAFETPLSEGMNVERNLFHATFALEDRSEGMAAFIEKRKPVNKNR